The Ascaphus truei isolate aAscTru1 chromosome 14, aAscTru1.hap1, whole genome shotgun sequence genome segment ttcattttattttcacatatatatataattagcgcTCGCTGAATTGCGTTTGTTCTCTCACATATTGCAGGCTCCGACTTCCTACGTCAGACTTTTGACCCGGAAGTTCTTCTGCGTTTATTGCCCTTATTAAAGATGGCCGGCGGTGCCTTCCGGTATCGCCTATTACGATTGGCTCGTTTCCTGCAGTGAAATCCGGGCGTGCGCGAGTGCTGTAAGACACCTGGCGGTTGCTGCTGTTGTGTTCCGGAGGAGAGAGATGGCTCTTGGCGCGCTGAGGAGCGACTCGTATGTGGAGCTGAGTCAGTACAGGGACCAGCACTTCAGGGTAACACCCGCGGGGGGTGGGGGTTTATTTGTGTTTAGGGGGATTGTTTGTATGTATATGCACCACTATTTTAGGCAACGCCCAGAGCCCCCTATGTACATTATATGTATGCACTATATTCATTACAGGAGTCCCTATTAGGGAACACTAAATGTATAGTCCTAAATATGTGCCAGTGACTAATAGGTCAAactaaggccgagttcagggtggctgctaagGACGCGGGCGTCTGTGCGCACCTCCCCGGCGTGCTcttgcagcccagcgatctgtgttcAGGAGTCGGGTTGCggcgtttgtgtgtgtggggggagagcgtgtcacggagctggttcgctgaaccagctcacatgacgcgactgcagccccaaatatcatttctggttgtagcggcaaaatgtagcagcgtcaacgctgcactttgccgccggtggagttttcagtttgaacactcccaccgaacaacctgaaattgcgacggacgtaCGTCGCGTAGCAGCCACTCTGAACACGGCCTTAGGGGTAATCCGAGTGTAGATATTTTGCAATACGTTCTGCACATGACTCCAGATGTTTGGAATTGGGGGTTGGGGTTCATGCCCATCTtcattaggcctcgttcagggtggcagagacaggaggtggagggcgtgtgtgtgcgcgcgcgtcagtctgcgGGGCGGTGTGctcatcatccccagcagaccttttcaaGCGTTCAGGAGGCGGGTCTACAGAACTGAGGTTAGGGATGGGTGTTGCTCTTCTTACTACACTTTCCCGAattatttcattggctgccgaggtcccagtgacgctgctgcagcttgaaaaaacaacttgagtAGTTTATGCAAACtagcaagcgtcaactccgtacttcggcgacAGGGTAGCTTCTACCCTGATATTTACTTTAAACAATTTGTTTCGAACGTGCACGTAAGCGCGCACGTCGCAAagccggcaccctgaacgaggtctTATTTTGCCCTCGGGTAATGGTTTCATTTATTTTCTTGGCTGTATTCTTAAATTGTGTGCAAAGGGAAAGAAAATGGCTACTTCGCTATCTTATTGTATCAACAATAATTTAATGTACACGTTTCTCAAACATGGCACGGTTTTTatattgtaaactacccagggcAGATTCCCTTCCCTGTTGTCTGATTTTGGTGGTTGCCCTTCCTGTAATATCATTCCCTGTATTCTTTTTTGTTAAACGTTTAGTATATTGTTGGCACTAATATAGATGAGTAATCCTAAATCTGATTGTCATAATTGGGAATGAGCAAACCAGGGTAACCACCTCCCCTGCCGCTAACCAGTCAATGTGATGTATTTTGTAAGGTATCAAACAGAATTAGAACTTCTGAAACTAGTCATTAACATGACCTTATGTGGTCCTAAGTGGGAATGCTCTTTAAACACCTGTCTGAGTCTGCAACACATCTAGAACGTTCTACCTTCAATGCTCtagaattatttttttcccttctaaTTCCAGGGGAATATCTTCGATCAGGAAAAGTTGTTGAAACAAAGCTGCACCCTCTATGTGGGGAACCTGTCCTTTTATACCACAGAGGAACAGCTGTATGAGCTCTTCAGCAAAAGCGGTGACGTGAAGAAAATAGTTATGGGTCTGGATAAAGTAAAGAAAACTGCATGTGGATTCTGTTTTGTGGAGTATCCTTTTAAGAAGAGCGGTGCTTGTTATAAATTAGTCTTGATATTCAGTTTCTAGCACATACACCTAATGAGAACAACAAAGTCAAAGCAACTTtttgttacatttatttttctAACGGTAATGGAGCTAGGAGATCCTACTGAACTGCATTATTGTCGGCTATGGGTAACTGTTGACCCCTAGGTCTCGTCcagtataaaataaaaaagtggggTGGTTTAGATTGGATTGTCGCTTTAATGCCCAATAAATTTAAATTACCACGCTGTCGTAGCCCATGTATGTAGGAAGAGATATAGGATATATATAATAGGATGATATcgcttatttgtaaagcaccaacatattctgcagcatggtacaatgggggtacagagttatgtaacTTACATAAATACAATGACCTACAAATAATGACAAACAgacacagaaggtaatgagggccctgattctgagtttacaatctagagggaataaggtgcaatgttgaaacaaaagataAAGTGACTGCTtgttgtgggatggagtatgcctcaggatTGTGTGGGTCCAGCTGCACAGTTGATCTCCTTTAGGTTTGGGGTGTTGGCGTGGAGTTAGGTCAAACAGCACAGCGGGTACCAATAGAGTTGCAGGTGGTGTGGTGGTGGTAGATGTTTGGGGCATGCCAGATAACGttccttttcaaggaagcctttcAGGGAGTTTTGAAATACCTGAATGTtggggggagagtctgattgtGCGTGGTAGGGCATTCCAGAGAGAGGGCGCAGAacaggagaagtcttgtagaCGAGAttgaggaggtaataaggcagaTTTCATGGCAGAATGTAGGGGGCCTTAAGGGATATATTGGGGGTGAGGGTTGAGATGTAACGGGGGTAGCattgttgagagctttgtaagtcagaactAAATTTGATTCTAAAAGATATGGCAAGctagtgtagggatttgcatagagGCCCAGCAGAagtggagtctggcagcagcattttggatggattggagttgggacaggtgAATAAGAGGGATGGCAGCTAGGTGAAGGTGACAGTAGTCAAGGCGGGACAGGATGAGTATTAGGATTTAGTTACGttatgagtgagaaaagggagtgTCCTAGTGCTTATTTTAGAGATGGCAGGACGTGGTGAGGGATAGAATATAAGGAATGGAGAgggcagagtcaaagatgacctaAGCAGCGGGCTTATTAACATTGTGGTATTGACAGTGAGAGttttgacatgttaagcttcagataagtgggacatccaggaggacATTGCAGAGACAGTTGGTGACAAGCGACAGGAAAGAGACGAGGAGAGGTAAATTTGGGTACCCTCGACATAGCATCCTTTGGCTTTCCATATAATTTCTATTAGTTCACTGAGAGGTGTCGTGAGAAtagcagagggccaaggacagagccttcTGGGACTCCACAATAACCAAAAAGGGGGGGACTCTACCGCTCAGCCTAGTACTAATATCAATAACAAGGTAATAACCGGGTGCTATAGGAAAAGCTAACACTTATTAACAGGGTGGGTCCCAAACCTTTTCTGGTTCTTTTGGGACCCACCCTGTTAATAAGCCTTCTGGTATTCCAACAGAAAGCGGACCATGAAAGACCAGTTGGATAGGGAGAACGTGAAGTAGGTGAGGGCTACGTAAGggaggccaatggagtggagtatgtgcaggagaagggggtgatcaacaATGTCAAAGGCAGCAGAGATCCAGGATAATTAGTAAAGAGAAGTGACCCTTGGacttatacattttttttctatatgtGCACACACATGTGTATGGGTTCTCTGAGTTTCTATGGGCTGTACTTCTTTACATATGGTGTGGAATAATAAACATATGATGTAATTATACCTAGCAAACAAAATCCACCCTAGATGCACAGCAACACAATTCACCCAACACCCTAAAAAATTGTGTTTGCtgatcacgcgcattttaagtgaaacttctttatcttttgtcacagaaattgtatttgttgtgatgtttttatttaataatcaaaacacaatttcagtgccaaaacgcaaagaagacATGGTGGGAGTGTGCGCCGGTGCGCCGGTGGGAGTGTGCGCCGGTGGGAGTGTGCGCCGGTGGGTCGGTGGGAGTGTGCGCCGGTGGGTCGGTGGGAGTGTGCGCCGGTGGGTCGGTGGGAGTGTGCGCCGGTGGGtcggtgggagtgtgtgtgactgcacatctcagcactaaactattgctgcTATGCCGCCACTACGGGTTTTTATTTGctttgacctcacttcttttcaaaatacgctttctaccagcctcattatgtctctaacgcCATTCAtatttctccatctctccttccttccccacttctcagttcacattaactcctttcttacctgcgccctctaaccctacacagctatatcccctgcactaaatcacacccctacaaatcagcctcacgcattttctttccatgcttctcctccttgcttctgggaatCTCTCcgaatcctggtccctgccttatttctgtatgctcttgtcctcgccttccacatactTCTACTCCTTcgggtgtcaacccctctaaccccATACCTATCtcgtcaccctccctcctctatccctttcTCTTGTGCCCTTAGAAAGGGAGCGTGCATTCCAAACacgttcctctctgtgcatgacttctctCACACTCTGCTTCTCTGCTTAGGCTtaactcactcagtctgactctgctctggaagctgccctctatTATGGTGGCCTTTTCTTTCTCCCACTCTtcgcaccctgatggcaggggtggaggcgtggggctcctatCTGCCGCTACCGTTCCTTCGTATTCCTCcccctcttgcttttccctcctttttgaggatcacactgtccagcttttctcttctctccctgtccatgtggcggtcatctatcgcctacctctactcatcccccttctatctttctcactttgaatcctggctttctttctctccttagactcccctgttcttctccttggggacttcaactgccacattgatgacccctctctcccttgggcttcccgctttctctctctaacatcttcttttggccttcaacagtggactgcagccagcacctacaAGGATGGCCATTTCCTAGAACTAGTTTTCACTAAACCCTTCTCCCtacaatttctccatttccctctctctgactatcaCCTCATTTTCTcttacttctccccttctccacctccatctactgcTCGTCAATTAACCTACCAGtgtttgattccactttacgctcctctctcagctctgctccagaccctgacaacctggtcaggaactacaactctgccctatcctcctcttgatctacatgccctgctttctctctgccgttctttccctttgaaccccagaccctggctaaattctcacacacgcatgctgtgttcctgcactcgttcccctgaacacctctggag includes the following:
- the NCBP2 gene encoding nuclear cap-binding protein subunit 2 isoform X1 translates to MALGALRSDSYVELSQYRDQHFRGNIFDQEKLLKQSCTLYVGNLSFYTTEEQLYELFSKSGDVKKIVMGLDKVKKTACGFCFVEYYTRAGGENAMRYINGTRLDDRIIRTDWDTGFKEGRQYGRGKSGGQVRDEYRQDYDAGRGGYGKIVQTF